The Candidatus Pantoea soli genome window below encodes:
- a CDS encoding isochorismatase family protein, translating to MAQRTLIVVDMQNGVLATPRYDRAGRCARINQLIAAADRVIFIQHTGPGLTVGTEAWQVVPELVQPAHALYVTKTACDSFWQTDLAAQLTQHDIDSFVICGCATDYCVDTTIKVGVSLGYHITVAADAHTTADRTWVSAEQQIQQYNEIWADFIMPGNPVAVHSSDEILRAWRPH from the coding sequence ATGGCACAACGCACATTGATCGTCGTTGACATGCAAAACGGCGTGCTGGCGACCCCACGCTATGACCGCGCCGGGCGCTGCGCGCGCATCAACCAGCTGATCGCGGCCGCCGATCGGGTGATTTTCATTCAGCATACCGGGCCGGGGCTAACGGTTGGCACAGAGGCGTGGCAGGTTGTACCCGAGCTGGTACAGCCCGCCCATGCGCTTTACGTTACCAAAACTGCGTGCGACAGCTTCTGGCAAACCGATCTGGCCGCGCAGCTGACGCAGCATGATATTGACAGCTTTGTGATCTGCGGCTGCGCCACGGATTACTGCGTGGATACCACGATCAAAGTCGGCGTGAGCCTGGGCTATCACATCACCGTTGCCGCCGATGCGCACACCACTGCCGATCGCACCTGGGTGAGCGCCGAGCAGCAGATTCAACAATACAACGAGATATGGGCCGATTTCATCATGCCGGGCAACCCGGTAGCGGTTCACAGCAGCGATGAGATACTTCGGGCGTGGCGACCGCATTAA
- a CDS encoding AraC family transcriptional regulator — protein MNVVPDVFPWEQDRAQFQHCAELPGIELYQAHISRYAFEPHTHEAFGIGTIEAGAQCFRYRGTRYVAPQHSLIMMNPDELHTGESACEQGWRYRMIYIDPQQMTRLTGDRHWWFSDALRTDAQLAQPISLVLAKMWQAQSSLERQSLLLELLALLRPLAHQGGARRQEGAHRFDTVKAFLRENLAEPVRLETLAALAGLSPWHFLRSFKQHFHVTPHQMLMAFRLFDAKQRLAQGESAASVAAAVGLSDQAHLTRAFAHRYGITPGRFQKQVLPAR, from the coding sequence GTGAACGTGGTGCCGGATGTTTTTCCCTGGGAGCAGGATCGCGCGCAGTTTCAGCACTGTGCTGAGCTGCCGGGCATTGAGCTTTATCAGGCGCACATCTCCCGCTATGCCTTCGAACCGCATACCCACGAAGCCTTTGGCATCGGCACCATTGAGGCCGGCGCACAGTGCTTCCGCTATCGCGGCACCCGCTACGTAGCGCCGCAGCATTCCCTGATCATGATGAACCCCGACGAGCTCCATACCGGCGAGTCCGCCTGTGAACAGGGCTGGCGCTACCGCATGATCTACATCGATCCGCAGCAGATGACGCGCTTAACCGGCGATCGTCACTGGTGGTTCAGTGACGCCCTGCGCACCGACGCGCAGCTGGCGCAGCCGATTTCTCTGGTGCTGGCCAAAATGTGGCAGGCGCAGAGTTCGCTGGAGCGACAAAGCCTGCTGCTGGAATTACTGGCGTTGCTGCGTCCGCTGGCCCATCAGGGCGGCGCGCGGCGGCAGGAGGGCGCGCACCGTTTTGATACGGTGAAGGCGTTTCTGCGTGAAAATCTGGCGGAACCGGTGCGGCTTGAGACGCTGGCGGCGCTGGCCGGGCTTTCTCCGTGGCATTTTCTGCGCAGCTTTAAACAGCACTTCCACGTCACGCCACATCAGATGCTGATGGCTTTCCGCTTATTCGATGCCAAGCAGCGACTGGCGCAGGGCGAAAGCGCAGCGTCGGTGGCTGCCGCCGTTGGCCTGAGCGATCAGGCGCACCTGACGCGGGCGTTTGCCCACCGCTATGGGATTACGCCGGGCCGCTTCCAGAAGCAGGTGCTGCCGGCGCGCTGA